The Rhodobacter sp. genome segment GTCGTGCTGTCATGCGTGAACCGGACCGAGGGCGCAAAGCCCAGCCGGTGCCCCGCCCGCGTCAGGCCCATCGTGTAGATCGCGTCATCGCCATACAGAAACAGCGCCGGGTCGGGATAGCCGCGCCGCGCAATGACCGACGCGCGCAGAAAGAACCCCACGAACGAGGCCCCGTCCACCGCGCGCAGACCCGCGCGGGCAAAATCGGCCTCGCCCAGGTGGAACGCACCGCGCCCCCCGCCCAGCACCGTGCGCATGAGGATGCGCTTGTGCCAGAACGGGTTCAGCGTGGGCCGGTTCATCTCGCACAGGGTGCCGTCGGGATGCCGGACCGCCGCGGCGATTCCGTCCCATCCGTCCAGGTCCAGCGCCTGAAAGGCCGCCAGCGCGCCCGGGTCGGGGCGGGCGTCGTCGTCCATGACGACCAGCCAGTCGGGGCCATGATGCGCCATCGCGTGCCGCATCCCGGCCTCGAAGCCGCCGGCGCCGCCGGTGTTGCGGTCCAGCCGCAGGACATGCAGCCGGGGGTCCGTCTGCGTTGCCAGCCAGTCCGGCGTGCCATCGTCCGAGGCGTTGTCCACCACGACCACCGCGGCCAGCGCGGCGCGTGGCGCGGCCAGCAGTGCGGGCAGCGTCACCTGCAATTGCGCCAGGCGTCGGTGCGTCACCACCACCGCCACCAGCCGCCCGTTGCCGCCCGTTCCGTCCTGCATCGACACCCCCTGACACCCCTGCCCAGCTAGGCCAGCCGCGCCGGCCTGTCAAATGGCGCACCCGCTCGGCCGTTGGATCAAATGCGACACGAACGCCCCATTTCTGCCCAGATTGCGCACCGCTTGCCACCCCGCGATCCATGCACGGTGCCCCCCGGTGGAAAGAAGGGGCAGCCCATGCGACTGACGTTGCAAGGCGTGATCGAGACCGGGGTCGGTCTGCTCGATTCGGGCATTACCGACCTCGAGGTCGCCGTGGTCGATGGCACGCTGCATCTGTATTCCAGCACCGGGCGCAACGGCGGTTTGGTGGATTACGTCGTCGGCGCCGAAGGTGGGGCCGAGGTCGGCACCAGCGTGATCTTCCCGCCCGAGATCACCGCGATCGTCTCGGACAGGATCGTTCTGGCCGACGATGGCACCGGGCTGGTGCTGCTGGTCGGCAATGCGGCGCAGGGCCTGGTCGGCTACCTGACCGATGCCGGCGGCAATCTGGGGGCGCAGGTGCTGTCCAGCCTGACCGCGGCCGAAGGGGCCGCAACCGACGGCAGCATCGGCCATATCGAGGCGCTGGTGGTTCTGGCCGACGCCAGCCTGTCACTGTTCCCCGCCGGCTTCGACTGCACGCAACTGGTGGAACTGGTCAGCATCACCCTGAACGGGCAGAGCTTTCTTCTGGGCGCCTGCGGCAGCCTGGACGGGGTGGTGGGCTTTCGCGTCGATCCCGGCACGGGCCAGTTGATCCAGACGGGCACGATGGGCATGGCCCAGGGGCTGGGCGTGCATCTGCCCACCGCGATCGAGGTGGTCGAGATCGCGGGCCAGGCCTATGTGCTGCTGGCGGCCTCGGGTAGCTCGTCGATATCGGTGATGCGGCTGGGGCTGGACGGCGCGCTGACGCCGACCGACCATGTGGTCGATACCGGCATCACCCGGTTCGAAGGCGTCCAGGCGCTGGGGGTCGCGCAATCGGGCGATCACGTCTTTGTCGTCGCCGGCGGTGCCGACAACGGTCTGACCCTGTTCCGCCTGTTGCCCGACGGCCGCCTGATCGCCCTGCAAAGCCTTGGCGATACCGCCCTGACCGCAATGCACAAGGTGACCGCCGTCAGCCTGGCGATCGAGGGCGACCTGCTGCACGTCTTCGTCGGCTCGCAGAACGAAAGCGGGGTGACGCATTTCACCCTCGATCTGTCCAACCTGGGGATCGTCCTGTCGGGCACTGCCGCGGCGGAAACCCTGGCGGGCGGCGGCGGCGACGACGTGCTGATGGCCTCGGGCGCGGGGGACACGTTGCTGGGCGGGGCGGGCGACGACATCCTGGTGACCGGCCAGGGCCAGACGGTGATGACCGGCGGCGCGGGCGCGGATACCTTTGTCATCCGCGACGGGGCCGGCGGTTCGACCGTCACCGACTTTCAGCGCGGAACGGACCGGCTGGATCTTTCCGACCTGCCGATGCTGCGCGACCCCGCGCAACTGAGTGTCACGGCGACCGGATCGGGCTGCATCGTCAGCTATCGCGGCACGATGATCGTGGTGACCGCCGCCGATGGCCGACCGCTGACCCTGGCCGACCTGTTCCCCGGGGGCTTCGACTGGGCCGATCATTTCCCCTTTGTGCCGCAAGAGCCGGTCACGCCGCTGAACCCCGGTGTGCGGATCAAAGGCACGGACCTGCGCGACACGCTGACCGGCACCGACCGCGACGACACCCTGCTCGGCGGCCTGGGGCACGACACGTTGATCGGTGGCGCCGGCAACGACAGCCTGGACGGGGGCAACGGCCGCGACCTGCTGACGGTGACAGACGGCGCCAACCTGTTGCTGGGCGGCGCCGGCGCGGACACGCTGCGGGGCGGGATCGGCGCCGATACGCTGGACGGCGGCGACGGCCGGGACCTGATCCAGGGCGGCGCCGGGAACGACCTGATCTATGGCGGCAACGGCGCGGATACCCTGGCCGGTGGCGCGGGTGACGACACGCTCCGCGACAGCAGCGGGCGCAATCTGCTGTATTGCGGGGCCGGCAACGACGATGCCCTGGGCGGGGCCGACAGCGACCAGATCTATGGCGGCCAGGGCGACGATCTGGTGGACGGGGGCGGCGGCAATGACACCGTGGGCGGCGGAACCGGCAACGACACCGTGCGCGGCGGCGCCGGCGACGATCTGCTGTTCGGCAAGTCCGGCAACGACTGGATGGAGGGGGGCGCGGGCGCCGACGAGATCTGGGGTGGCGACGGCGCCGACACGCTGGACGGCGGCGACGGGCACGACCTGATCTATGGCGGCGCCGGCGACGATCAGATCTTTGGCGGCAGCGGGTCCGACCGGCTTTGGGGCAAGGACGGCGACGACCTGATCGACGGCGGCAGCTGGAACGACCTGCTCTGGGGCGACGCGGGCAACGACACGCTGATCGGCGGAACCGGCGACGACTGGTTGTCGGGCGGCGATGGCGACGACCTGCTGCAAGGCGACGAAGGCAATGACGTGATGCGCGGCGGGCGCGGCACCGACACGTTCGTGGGCGGCGCCGGGGCCGATGTGTTCGAATACTTCCGCGACCACGACACCAGCCGGATCATGGATTTCCACCCGGGCGAGGGCGACGCGCTGCGGATCGACGACTGGACCTGGCACATGCTGGGCACGCTGAGCGCGCAAGAGGTCGTGGACCGCTTCGGCCTTCTGGATGCGGATGGCAATGTCGTGCTGGATTTCACCGGGATCGGCAGCGGGATGGTGATCCTGGACGGGTTCCACGATCTGTCCGGGCTGGCCGGCGCCATCGACATCGTCTGACCCGCCGCGGTTCGGACCGGCCGACCGCAGGCGCGCGGGATCAGCCGCCCGCTTCCTCGCTAGAGACGGCGTTGTGGTCGATGTCGCGTTTGACCCAGCGCATCGTTTCCTCGACCAGCGCCGGGGCATCGCCCGCCTCGATCGCCGCGCGCAACGCCTGAAGGGCCCGGGCCGTTTCGAATTCGGACAGAACCTTTTCGCGCGTGCGCGACAGCTTGGGGTGCGCGGTATCTTCCAGCTGCGCGCTGATCGACAACTCCTCGTGCAGCTTCTCGCCGGGGCGCAGGCCGGTGGTGACGATCTCGATGTCGCCCTCGGGGTTCTGCGCGTCGCGCACGGTGTGTCCCGACCGCTCGATCACCTGCCGCGCCAGATTGAGGATGCGCACCGGCTTGCCCATGTCCAGGACAAAGATCTCGCCCCCCTCGGCCAGCGTTCCAGCCCACAGAACCAGGCGACAGGCCTCTTGCGTGGTCATGAAATAGCGCGTGACCAACTCGTCGGTCACGGTGACCGGCCCGCCCCGGCTGATCTGCTCGTGAAAGATCGGCACCACCGACCCCGACGACCCCAGCACATTGCCGAACCGCACCATGGCAAAGATCGTGTTCCCCGACCGGCGCGCCAGATCGCCGACGATGATTTCCGACAGCCGCTTGGTCGCGCCCATGACCCCCACGGGGCGCACCGCCTTGTCCGACGAAATCAGCACGAACCGCTGCACCCCCAGGTCCAGCGCCGCCTGCGCCAGGGTCAGCGTGCCGAAGACGTTGTTGGTGACACCGGCGATCGGGTTCTTCTCGACCATGGGCACATGCTTGTAGGCGGCCGCGTGCAGGATCACCGACACGCCGTGCTCGAGGATGACGGACCGGATCAGCCGCGCGTCGCCGGTAGAGCCCAGGACGGGAACGATCCGGACCGGCGTATCTTCGGACAGGGCGCGCAATTCGCGGTCGATCATGAACAGCGCGTATTCGTTCAGATCCAGGATCACCAATGTCCGGGGCTTGCACCCCAGGATCTGCCGGCACAGTTCCGACCCGATCGATCCGCCCGCGCCGGTTATCAGCACCGCCTGGTCGGTATAGGCCCCGCAGCCGCCGTTCAGGGCATCGGTCAGGTGTTGCCGCCCCAGAACGGACTGCGGCAGCACCGGCGCCAGTTTGGTGACGATCTGCTGCTCGCCGATCAGCTGCGCAAACGAGGGCAGCGCGTGAACCTCGACCCCGTGCTTGCCGACACGCCGGGCGATCTGCGCCTGTCGCGGCATGCTGAGGGACGGCATCGCCAGAAGCACGCGCTCGATGTGATGCGATTCGATCAGCGATTCGATGCGCCGGCCAGGAAACACCGTGAGCCCGGCCACCGTCATCCCCTGAAGCGAGGGGTTGTCGTCGAGAAAGCCGATCACCCGGACCTCGGCGTGGGCCTTCAGCGCCATGGCCAACTGGATGCCGGTCATACCCGCGCCATAGATCAGCACCCGCTTGCTGGGCGTGTCGTGGCGATAGATCGCGATCAGGATCTGCAACAGGATCATGCGCGACGCGGCGCTGAACACCGAATACATCAGCGCCAGGATCACCGGCGTTCCGACCTGGACATGGGAATAACCCAGCATGATGAGCCCGGCCAGCATCCCCGCCAGAACCGCCCCCAGCGCGGCGCTGAGCCCCAGCGCCGACAGCTCATAGGATTTGAGCTGCACCCGCGGCAGGCCCAGCAGGATCGACAGGAACCCCGAGGCAATCGTCAGGATCCCGAAGGCCAGCCATTCCTGCTGGATCACGGAGACCGACGGCACCCGGCCCGCCGCCACCGCCAGCGACACCAGCAACGAGACGGGCACGAGGACCACGTCAAGCGCCATCAGGATCGCTTGCTTCACGGGACGGGACAGGGTCTTGAGGATTGCGAGCATACCGAACCGGACTGGGGTCGTTCAGGAAGCGTTACGCCTCCTGGTTGCAAAAGAGAAACGCGAAGACAGGGTCCCCCCGAAAATTTCTAACAGATATTGCACCGCAGAGACAGCATTGCCACCGGCATGGGCGGAATGTTGCGCCGCGATGCAGAAATCTACAGCGGACTGACGGCAAAGGCCCCGACACGGCGGCCTGCGCGGCGCGCCTCCAGCCAGGCGTGGGCACTGTCCAGCGCCTCGCGGATCGTCACGTCCATGTCCAGATACCGATAGGTGCCCAGCCGCCCCAGGAAGCTGACCCCCTCGGTCTGCGCGGCGCGGTCCACATAGCGGCCCAGCAGGGCTTTCTCCTCGATCAGCCGGATCGGATAAAAGGGAATGTCGTCGGGGCCCGCCGCACGCGCGCGTTCCCGATAGAGCACCGTTTCCGCGTGGTCCTCCCAGGGCGCGAAATGCTTGTGCTCGGTGATCCGCGTCCAGGGCACATCCGCGTCGCAATAGTTCATCACCGCGCATCCCTGCCAGTCGCCCCGGGCCGTGAACCGCTCGAAATCGAGGGTGCGATACCCCAGCCGGCCCAGGTCATGCCCAAACCAGGCGTCCAGCGGCCCGGTCCAGAAGACATGCGCCGCCGTCCCCGCCATCGCGGGCGCATAGGGCGTGCGCAGTTCCAGCCGGATGCGCGGATGGTCAAGGATCGCCTGCACCAACGCCGTGTAGCCCTGCTCCGGCATCCCCTGATAGGGATGCGCAAAATAGCTGTCATCATAGCTGAACCGCACCGGCAGACGCTTCAGGATCGCGGCCGGCAGGGCGCGCGGCGCGCAGCCCCATTGCTTTTGCGTATAGCCCTTGAAGAACGTCTCGTAGAGCCGCGCCCCCATCAGCGCCAGCGCCTGCTCCTCAAAGTTGCGGGGCGCGGCGATGTCGGTTTCGGCCTGTGCGGCGACAAAGGCGCGGGCCTCGTCGGGGCGAAAGGTCCGGCCGAAGATCTGGTTGATGGTCAGCAGGTTCAGCGGTAGCGAATAGACCCGCCCGCCGCTTTGCGCCATGACCCGGTGCCGATACGGGCGAAAGGTCGCGAAGCGGTTCACATAGGCCCAGACCCCGGCGTCGGCGGTGTGAAAGATGTGCGGCCCGTAGACATGCACCATCACCCCCGTTTCGGCATCGCGTTCGGTGTGGCAATTGCCGCCGACATGATCGCGCGCCTCGATCACGCGCACGCGCAGGCCGGCCTCGGCCAGTTCGCGCGCCACCACCGCGCCCGACAGGCCGGCGCCGACGATCAGGACCGCGCTGTCATCCGCCAAGCCATGCCCTTTCACCTTGTCGCAAATACGCCGGGGGTCCGGGGGCAGGGCCCCCGGCGGCTCAATCCATGTTCATCCGCTTCAGATACCCCTCGATCAGCGGCACGTCCGAGGGGTTGTTCAACTCCCAGAAGGCCGCGCCCGGCGCGCTGACCTCGACGGCCGCGATCTTGTGCCCGTGTTCGAGGAACCGCAACTGCTCCAGCCCCTCGATCTGTTCCAGCGCCCCGGCGTCAAGGCCCGCATAGAGCGTCAGCGCCTGCGGCGTATAGGCGTAAAGCCCGACATGGTGGAACACCGGGATCGGGTCATGGCGTTTCAGGCTGCCCGTGAACGGGATCACTTCCTTGGAAAAGTAGATGGCGTTGCCCAGCATGTCGCGCACAACCGTGGTGGCGCCGACACGGCCGGCCTTGCGGTCGGCCAGGAAATTGTCCAGCGCCTCGCGGTCGCAGCGCAGCACGGGCGTCGCAACCTGGCGCGTGTCGTCGTCGCGCATCGCGGCGATCAGCGCGCTGACGAAATGCGGCGGCGTCAGCGGCGCGTCGCCTTGCAGGTTCACCACGATCGGCTGCGTCAGCCCCGCACGGTGCACCGCCTGGGCGACGCGCTCGGTGCCGTTGGCGCATTCGGGGTCGGTCAGGATGACCTCGACACCGATGCGGCGCGCCTCGTCGACGATGCGCGCGTCATCGGTTGCGACATAGACGCCGGTGACGCCGCGCGTGGACACCGCCGCGGCACGGGCCGCCATGACGCTGCGTTCCAGCAGGCTGCGTTCGACGCCGGACGCGCCCTTCAGCTTTGCCAGCGGCTTGGCCGGGTAGCGGGTGGACGCGTAGCGCGCCGGAATGACGATGACGGCCTCACGCATTCGGGCCTCCTTTGGTCAGGGCGTCGTAGGCGGCCAGGTTGCCGATCAGCGCCTTCATCTGGTCCAGCGGCACCATGTTCGGCCCGTCCGAGGGGGCGTTGTCCGGGTCCTGGTGGCTTTCGATGAACAGCGCGTGCACGCCGACCGCGCAGGCGGCGCGCGCCAGCACCGGCACGTATTCGCGCTGCCCCCCGGTCGAGGCCCCCTGCCCCCCCGGCTGCTGCACCGAATGCGTGGCATCGAACACCACCGGATAGCCGGTCGCGGCCATTTCCGGCAGGCCGCGGAAATCGGTCACCAGCGTGTTGTAGCCAAAGCTGGTGCCCCGGTCGCACAACAGGATGTTCTGGTTGCCGGTGCTGGCGATCTTGGCGGCGACGTTCTTCATGTCCCAGGGCGCCAGGAACTGGCCCTTTTTCACGTTGACCGCCTTGCCGGTTTCGCCGGCGGCCAGCAACAGGTCGGTCTGGCGGCACAGAAAGGCGGGGATCTGCAACACGTCCACCACCTCGGCGGCTTTGGCGCAGTGCCAGGGTTCATGCACGTCGGTCAGCACCGGCACGCCGAATTCCGCGCGGATCGCGGCCAGCGCCTCCAGCCCCTTGTCCATGCCCAGCCCGCGCTGCGCCCCGACCGAGGTGCGGTTGGCCTTGTCGTAGCTGGCCTTGAAGATCAGCCGGGTGCCGGTGGGCGCGCAGGCCTCGAGCAGGCCCGCGCACATCCTCCGCGCGTGATCCAGGCTTTCCAGCTGGCAAGGCCCGGCAATCAACGCGAAGGGATGCGTGCCGCCGATGGCGATGTCGCCGATGGTGACAATCCGGGTCATGGGCACTCCTTACACCACGCCCGCGCGCAGGCAGTCGTGCAGGCGCACGATCCCCACCGGGCTGAGGTCGGTTTCGACGACGAAAACGGAATAGATCTTGCGTTTGTTCATGATCGCCACGGCCTCGGCGGCGGCGGTCTCGGGCGAGACGCTGACCGGGTTCCTGGTGGCCACCTGCCCGGCGGTGCGGCCCATCAGCCCGTCCATGTGGCGGCGCAGGTCCCCGTCCGAGATGACGCCGATCAGCGCGCCTTGCGCATCGGTCACCCCGGTGATGCCAAAGCCGCAGCGGGTCATGGTCAGGATGGTGTCGGGCATGGGCGTGGCCTCGGACACCAGGGGCAGCAGGTCGCCCGAATGCATGAGCTGCGTCACCTTGGCCAGACGCGCGCCCAGCTTGCCGCCGGGGTGGAAACTGCGGAAATGTTCGGCGCGGAATTCGCGCTGGTCCATCACCGCCACGGCCAGCGCGTCGCCCAGTCCCAGCGTCAGCGTGGTCGAGGTCGTCGGCGCCATGCCCAGCGAGCAGGCTTCCTCGTGGTCGG includes the following:
- a CDS encoding 3-deoxy-manno-octulosonate cytidylyltransferase, with product MREAVIVIPARYASTRYPAKPLAKLKGASGVERSLLERSVMAARAAAVSTRGVTGVYVATDDARIVDEARRIGVEVILTDPECANGTERVAQAVHRAGLTQPIVVNLQGDAPLTPPHFVSALIAAMRDDDTRQVATPVLRCDREALDNFLADRKAGRVGATTVVRDMLGNAIYFSKEVIPFTGSLKRHDPIPVFHHVGLYAYTPQALTLYAGLDAGALEQIEGLEQLRFLEHGHKIAAVEVSAPGAAFWELNNPSDVPLIEGYLKRMNMD
- a CDS encoding NAD(P)-binding protein, which translates into the protein MADDSAVLIVGAGLSGAVVARELAEAGLRVRVIEARDHVGGNCHTERDAETGVMVHVYGPHIFHTADAGVWAYVNRFATFRPYRHRVMAQSGGRVYSLPLNLLTINQIFGRTFRPDEARAFVAAQAETDIAAPRNFEEQALALMGARLYETFFKGYTQKQWGCAPRALPAAILKRLPVRFSYDDSYFAHPYQGMPEQGYTALVQAILDHPRIRLELRTPYAPAMAGTAAHVFWTGPLDAWFGHDLGRLGYRTLDFERFTARGDWQGCAVMNYCDADVPWTRITEHKHFAPWEDHAETVLYRERARAAGPDDIPFYPIRLIEEKALLGRYVDRAAQTEGVSFLGRLGTYRYLDMDVTIREALDSAHAWLEARRAGRRVGAFAVSPL
- a CDS encoding glycosyltransferase encodes the protein MQDGTGGNGRLVAVVVTHRRLAQLQVTLPALLAAPRAALAAVVVVDNASDDGTPDWLATQTDPRLHVLRLDRNTGGAGGFEAGMRHAMAHHGPDWLVVMDDDARPDPGALAAFQALDLDGWDGIAAAVRHPDGTLCEMNRPTLNPFWHKRILMRTVLGGGRGAFHLGEADFARAGLRAVDGASFVGFFLRASVIARRGYPDPALFLYGDDAIYTMGLTRAGHRLGFAPSVRFTHDSTTYSTADPRIRPLWKVYYYHRNLLILYRMATGVFFVPVLAYYVPRWLLRLKAHGGERGRFLRLFALALADGLRRRTGRPHAEVLARAEGRAPDP
- a CDS encoding KpsF/GutQ family sugar-phosphate isomerase; amino-acid sequence: MPTTPRTPTASATRVLDIEGNALLALSRALPADFDAAVRLILNGRGRVALSGMGKSGHIARKIAATMASTGTPAFFVHPAEASHGDLGMITPDDIAIVISNSGETSELSDLLAYCLRFDVPVIGISKRADSTLMQAATLKLTLPDHEEACSLGMAPTTSTTLTLGLGDALAVAVMDQREFRAEHFRSFHPGGKLGARLAKVTQLMHSGDLLPLVSEATPMPDTILTMTRCGFGITGVTDAQGALIGVISDGDLRRHMDGLMGRTAGQVATRNPVSVSPETAAAEAVAIMNKRKIYSVFVVETDLSPVGIVRLHDCLRAGVV
- a CDS encoding polysaccharide biosynthesis protein, which codes for MLAILKTLSRPVKQAILMALDVVLVPVSLLVSLAVAAGRVPSVSVIQQEWLAFGILTIASGFLSILLGLPRVQLKSYELSALGLSAALGAVLAGMLAGLIMLGYSHVQVGTPVILALMYSVFSAASRMILLQILIAIYRHDTPSKRVLIYGAGMTGIQLAMALKAHAEVRVIGFLDDNPSLQGMTVAGLTVFPGRRIESLIESHHIERVLLAMPSLSMPRQAQIARRVGKHGVEVHALPSFAQLIGEQQIVTKLAPVLPQSVLGRQHLTDALNGGCGAYTDQAVLITGAGGSIGSELCRQILGCKPRTLVILDLNEYALFMIDRELRALSEDTPVRIVPVLGSTGDARLIRSVILEHGVSVILHAAAYKHVPMVEKNPIAGVTNNVFGTLTLAQAALDLGVQRFVLISSDKAVRPVGVMGATKRLSEIIVGDLARRSGNTIFAMVRFGNVLGSSGSVVPIFHEQISRGGPVTVTDELVTRYFMTTQEACRLVLWAGTLAEGGEIFVLDMGKPVRILNLARQVIERSGHTVRDAQNPEGDIEIVTTGLRPGEKLHEELSISAQLEDTAHPKLSRTREKVLSEFETARALQALRAAIEAGDAPALVEETMRWVKRDIDHNAVSSEEAGG
- the kdsA gene encoding 3-deoxy-8-phosphooctulonate synthase, whose translation is MTRIVTIGDIAIGGTHPFALIAGPCQLESLDHARRMCAGLLEACAPTGTRLIFKASYDKANRTSVGAQRGLGMDKGLEALAAIRAEFGVPVLTDVHEPWHCAKAAEVVDVLQIPAFLCRQTDLLLAAGETGKAVNVKKGQFLAPWDMKNVAAKIASTGNQNILLCDRGTSFGYNTLVTDFRGLPEMAATGYPVVFDATHSVQQPGGQGASTGGQREYVPVLARAACAVGVHALFIESHQDPDNAPSDGPNMVPLDQMKALIGNLAAYDALTKGGPNA